In the Bacillota bacterium genome, CGGGCGGCGCAGCGATCGGTTTGCAACCACGAACGGTTCGGCGTAGGCTATGGAGTCGTCACGGGGTGAGGCTGGCCGCGGCGCCGGACCCCGGGCGGAGGGCGGGCGGATGGAACTGCGGGCGAGGGGCGGGAGCGGGCCGGGCGCGGAGAGTTGGCCGGAGGCGGGCGAGCCGGGGGGCGAGCGCCGGCGGCGCGTGCTGCGCAGCCTGAAGGAGCTCCGCCGCCTGGCCGTCCTCTCCCAGGGCGCCGAGGCGCACCGCTGGCTCGAGCTGGAGCTGACCATGGGCCAGCTGAAGGGGCTCTTCGCCCTCGCCCAGGGCGGCCCCATGCCGGTGGGCCGCCTGGCCGAGAGGCTGGGGGTGAGCGAGCCCACCACCAGCGCGCTGGTCGACCGCCTGGCCCGCCTCGGCCTGGTCCGGCGCGAGGAGGATCCCCGCGACCGGCGCCGGACGC is a window encoding:
- a CDS encoding MarR family transcriptional regulator, which codes for MELRARGGSGPGAESWPEAGEPGGERRRRVLRSLKELRRLAVLSQGAEAHRWLELELTMGQLKGLFALAQGGPMPVGRLAERLGVSEPTTSALVDRLARLGLVRREEDPRDRRRT